The Erinaceus europaeus chromosome 11, mEriEur2.1, whole genome shotgun sequence DNA window CTTAATGTAACAACTAAAaaacaagggggtggggggactgggtggcagtgcacagagttaagcgcacatggcgtgaagtgcaaggatccggttcaagccctcagctccccaccagcagggaggtcactttgctTGTGgggaagagggtctgcaggtgcctatccttcctcctctctggcttcccctcccctctcagtttctctctgtcctatccaacaacaagagcagcaacagcaacaataacaacaatggagaaaaaaaggtagccgctaggagcagtggattcatagtacaggcactgagacccagcaataactctactctggaagcaaaaaaaaaaaaaactgcaagagGTGGTACAACCAGATTGtgaacacatgctacagtgcactgggaccctggttcaagcccctatctcatctgcagtgggaaagcttcacaaactgagaagcagtgttacaagtgtctgtgtctatctctcaatcccttagcttctctctctctatcaaaaaaagtttttttaaaaagaaagaaactacaagAATAGAGCTTCAAACATCTCAGTCCTATTGAAAAACTGGAAAGAGATGAGCTTGGGTGCAAAAAGACTAAAAGCAAATCTAGGGGAAATCAGGGGTAGCGCAGTGCGCACagatggggtaaggatcccagttcgagctgcaagatccccacctgcaggggagtcacttcacaggcggtgaagcaggtcagcaagtgtctatctttctctccccctttgtattctcctcctctctctatttctatctgtcctaacaatgacaacatcagtaacaacaatgataactacaataacaataaaaaaacaagggcaacaaaagggaacataaataaaatctagggtggtccaggtggcagtgcagtagataaaacactggactctcaagcatgaggttctgagttcaatccctggcagcacatgtaccagagtaatgtctggttctctctctcctatctttctcataaacagataaataaaaattaaaatttaaaaattgtagtTCAAAGAATTCGTTCAGTCCAGCCAACATAACTGATATCCACAGGTATATATCAATTTACTCTTATGCCaaaacgcaaaaaaaaaaaaaaaaaaacctggccaTCCATTCAGATTCTAAAATGCACTTGTACTATTCCACACTAAAATGTCAGGAGGCCCTAAGGCCACTTAAATTGCACCGAATTTTAAGCAAGATTTTCTAGATTCTAACCCATGCTGACTGTTCACCCCGCCCACCACTGGAGACAAGGACTGGCCTATCCCCAGGTGGTTTCAATTTCCTCAGTTACCCTCACCTGAAGGTGAGTGGTCAGTCACTAAGTATCTGTGGCGTGAGAGGGCCCTTCCTCCAGTGGAGTGAAAACGAGCGTGGCTTCCGtacaatcactctggtacaagtcaAACCCGCAAACGCAGGTGCTAAAGTGGCAGCAGTGCTCTGCTTCCTCCACGAACAAAACTATCAGAAAGTTAAGACTGGCCCTGGTGAGGACACCTACATTGCAAACACAGGTCTGACACACCTGGTCTCCAGCATGGGCAGGCCAACCACACGCCTGAACCCTAGCGTCCAGCACCTAGCTCTCCTGGCAGAGAGCTGCTGAAACGTAGCAAGGCCTGTGGAGCAGACAACTGAAGAAACTGTCAAAATCTGAGTCCCAAGTCTGCACCTTTAACATCTGACCTTGGACACATGAGCTCTTGATGCCTACACATAGCCTTTCTTGTAAAATGGGAGAAAACACCTCTTACCACTTTTACTGATAtttaggaacacacacacacacacacacacactgaaaagcGTCTTCTGGAAATACACATGCCCCTTGTAAAGTGTTAATGCGAAACATAAAGAGCATCCGTTCCTGTCCCCACTCCTGGAAGATGCACTGAGATGTCCCAGGCTTCCCGGGGGAttcgatgggggggggggctcgccaACCAGCAGCTCAGAGGGGTCCCTGAGGGGGAATCTGGCCAGTTCCTGCTGCCCTCACGCCTGTCTCTGCCGCGGCCGCCGGCTGCCACACGCTGACCAGCCGGCAGGGCACACCCCAAGTCTCATTTTAGGACGAGCCAACTTGCAGAAGCAGAAGCGGCGCTCCGTCCCGCACTCCGACAGACACCAGCCGCGCTCCAGAAGCGCGCTCCCTGCCCGCACACGCGCAGCCCCGCGGCCCCGGGCGCCCGGACTCCAGCGGGGCCCCGGCCCGGAGGCCCCAGGTCCGCTCGGGAAACTTCCACGCCGCGCCCGGCCGGATCCCGCACCGCGGCCGCAGAGCAGGCGGAACCCGGCCCCCTCCCAGCGGGCGCCTCTCCCCGCCGCCCTCAGCTGACACGCACGGCCGCGAGGCTCCCGCGCCCGCACCGCACCCCCGGGCCTGTCACCGGCCCGCCGCgccgcctgccccctcccctcccgtcGCCCCGCGACACCCGTAACCCCGCCGACAGGGACTTCCcggccgcccccctccccccgcccgccGAGCTCCGGGAGTCCCGGCCGGGAGGTGACAGGcgctgcccgcccgcccgcggaGGCGCACTCGGGCCCACAGGCCTCCCGGGCGCCGCCACTCACCGTGTCAGAGGCCGCGGCCGAGGGAGCAGGGCGCGGGGAGCGCGGAGAGGGGGCGGCCGCCGCCAGGCTGTTCCGCTCCCCGGGGTCCCCCGCCGGCCCTCCCGCTCGTCACGGGGCGGCCGGCGGCCGGGTGCACGGGCGGGAAGGCGAGAGAAGGGCCGGGAAAGACGCGAGGCCGAGCGGGGCGGCCGGAGGAGAGGCGGGTCCCGCCAGGGAGACGGAGCGAAGCTCCCCCTCCGCAGAGCCGACCCAAAATGGCGGCGGGAGCGGCGGCTGccgagcggcggcggcggctgaggCTGGTCCGCAGGGCGGCGGGCGGCAGCGAGCGCAGGGCACCGCGGGCCCCCCAGCTTTCCCCGGCCCCCTCCCCGCGCCTCCCCCTCGGGCCACCCCCCGCGCCCGGCCTCGGCGGCGCCGCGCACGCCCGCCCGCACGCGCCAGAGTGGACCCGGGCTCGGCGCGCCGctccccccgccgccgccgccgccaccgcccgctctcccgcccgcccgcccgtccGCCCGTCCGCGCGCGCTCGGTGCTCGCTTTGCCCCCCACTTCCCCTCGGGGCCTGTGTGCCTGGCCCGGGCGCCAGCCCTCACGCGTACCTTCGGCGGCGCAAGCCCaggcctcctccgcctcctccgcgtctttcctcccccttccccgccCCCACTGCCACCAACCGCCGCCTCAGCCGCCGCctcctccgccccccccccacccgccacCCTGCGCGCCTGCGCCTCCCACAATCCCCCCGGCGGGACGCTTCCATTCCCAGCAGCGGCCGGAGTGAGGGGCAAGGTAGGCAGCGGAGCGACCGAGCCCGCCGGGAGGACCGGCAGCCGCTGAGGGGCAGACAGAGGCCTAGCACTGCTCACCTCGCCGGTCGCCACGCCGGGCTCGCGCGCCGCGCCTTCCTGCTTCTGGTCAGGGCGGCGGGGAGCGGGCCCCGGGCGGCCCAGCTCCCCTCTGCCGGCCGGCGGGTGGAGGCCGCGGCGGCTGCGCGGTGCGTCGTTTCCTGCCGGGCGACCTGAGCTGGCCGCTGTGTCGTGGCCCGAGCGCTGCCGAGCTGCCCGCACCGTGTCTGCGCGGCGGCGCGTGCGAGGAACCCGCGCGGCTCTCGGTGAGGGATGGCCGCCCGGCGGGCGCGGCCGGCGTGAGAGGAGCGGGGCTTGTGGCCAAGGGGCGCGGGGGGGACCCCGGGGTCTGCGACACACCGGAGACCCCGGCCGGAGCAGGCGCGGCGCTTTCTGGCTTTCTTAAGCCCAGATGTCTTTCCTAGACTCTCGCGTCTAGAGGAAATGGTGTATTTCTAGCTCGATTCAGGACTTCACCCCCATCTCCCCGTGTCCTTCAGggagttctttcttttctttagccAGCGAAGAAGCCAGAGCTACAACAATCGGTGCACTCCAGGGCCGGCGAGTGAAAGGAGATACTCCTCGGAAAGCCCAGTTGCCTCCCAGGCCCAGACGGagagtgctgagtgctgggttGTCTTTAGCGGGACTGTAGATGTGGTGAGGCTTATGGGTGGAACTGGTGATTTCTGCCCCGCTATTCCAAGGTATCCCTAAAACAGTGCCCGTAGGATTTGTGTGATTCAAAACTCTGCACCGGTCTCGAATTTTTCAGGATGATTGTACTCAAAACTGCACAGTTAAGAGATTCCC harbors:
- the LOC132541455 gene encoding atherin-like, producing MAAGAAAAERRRRLRLVRRAAGGSERRAPRAPQLSPAPSPRLPLGPPPAPGLGGAAHARPHAPEWTRARRAAPPAAAAATARSPARPPVRPSARARCSLCPPLPLGACVPGPGASPHAYLRRRKPRPPPPPPRLSSPFPAPTATNRRLSRRLLRPPPTRHPARLRLPQSPRRDASIPSSGRSEGQGRQRSDRARREDRQPLRGRQRPSTAHLAGRHAGLARRAFLLLVRAAGSGPRAAQLPSAGRRVEAAAAARCVVSCRAT